The genomic window TGATGTAATTGAAATATTCCGGATGCAACCGGGTTCGGATACATATTAATTTCTTGATTTGTTCTTACGTCTTGCTCTACAGGTACTGATAAGCTCTGACTTTTTATAATGGCTTTATACCAACCACTTCCCCATCCTGCACTCCATAAAATTGATTCATCTACAGGATCAGGTTTCACATCTACAGTTCTTTCTGCATGTGCTAAACCTTTATTAATTTTGGTCCAGGTAGTACCTGCATCCATAGATAAATAGATACCCGGATTTAAGAAGTTTGTAATCATACTAGGTACCTGAGCTGCCACAGAAATTACAATTAGATCGGAATTTACCGGTGATACTTCCGTTTGCCAGACGTATGGAGCTTCAAAAATACGGGTCCAGGTAGCACCTTTATTTTCACTTTTCCAAACACCACCATCGGATAAGGCTCCGGCACGAGCTCCGGCAGAAATGAACATAAAACCGGTATTTCTATCTATAAAAAAGTTATTGACTGATTTTATCACAGGAGGAATGCTTACTTTACTCCAACTTACTGCTCCATCAGTAGATTTATATAATCCCCCTACATCCTTATTACCAAACTGGTTTAAGGACGCATATATTACTTTTGGATTGTCAGGATCCATTGTCAACCTACGTACACTACTATTTGCAGGTAAACCGGAATTACTAGCTCTCCAATCAATCCCGCCATTAGTTGACCTGTATACACCATAGGTGCCTTTTGTTAATATACTTTGATCGACAGAATTACCCACTTCTGATACGGTTTTTCTAGTAGCACAGAAATACATATGGTCAGGCGTACTTGGATCGATCAGTAAAGAATTTTGATGTGCCAGATTTTGAAATTCCGAATTACTAGCTTCAAATATGGTAGCAATATTAGCCCAGGTTTTGCCACCATCTGTGGAGCGTCTTAATTTACCCCTATGTTCTTGACGTGATGCCAGTAAGTAGATGGTATTAGGATCGTCTGGTTTTACAGCTACGGTAGATGCAGTATGCATTCCATCATCATTATTTTGCCCTTCTATTTGTTCTATAGCTACAGCATCCGGATTTTGAAAATTTCCGGAGTTGACCGTTTGCCATAAGCCATGTTCTCCGCTACATAATAATTTACGATTAGGAATTCCGGTTTCTAACAACATAAATCTTCCGGGCAGGTTGGTATTTCCTCTTCCCACCCAGGTGTCACTACCAGGTGCTAATTCATAATTATCTGCTTGAGTCCAGGTCGTACCTCCGTTATCAGATCGTAATAGTTGCTGTCCGATTCCGGTAAAAACATTTCCTTCTATAGTAATGGCAAGCATCCTAGCAGCAGATAAGGATTCTCTACCTTTATCCATACTACGTTGTAGATGAGAAAATTCTATATTGGCTCCGGTTGGGTTATTTCTGGATTGCCAGTAAGCCTGATTGGTATTTTTTATCCAATACTGCCCGGCTCTTGAAACTGCCGTCCAGGTAGTACCACCATTTTCAGTTTTCCATACGTCACCGGGGCCAAAGCTGAAAGTATGGCGTTTATTATGCACCAAGTAAATTTCGTTTTTATTTGTAGGATTTACTACAATTCGATTAAACGTCGGAAGAGCAGCGGTAGGAAAAGTGGTGTAAGTGGATTTAGATACGGCTTTTGAAATACCTAACCAGTTAGCTATGGTTCTGTGATAATTATCCCTAATCCCAAAATTGGTGATAGTTTGTAAATTTATGGCTAGATTACCTGTAATATTTTGCCACGACACCCCACCATCCGTACTTTTATAAATACCTCCACTACTGCTAATCGAAGAGCCTTTAGGATTATATACCGTTTGTTCTATTGCGTAAAGGATAAATTCACCGGTACCGGAATCGTAATATGAAGTCAAGTCCCGGGGTAAGTTATTAGGTAATCCAGTAGCGCTTACCGCCCAGGTTTCACCCAGATCAGTACTTCTAAACATCCCCTGGCTTGTTGCCATGATAACGTGGTTAGGGTTGTTTCTATCAAAAATAATTCTACCTACATCCAGGTTATCAGGTGCCAGGTTAGTAGCCACTTTTTTCCAGGTAGCCCCTTTATCAATGGTTTTCCATACATAACCGTAGTTAGCTCTTGTTTGTTTAATACCATTGGGTCGGGCAGCACTACGGTGGTTGCTCTTTACATTCCAAAAATCACCGGCACCTAAAAGCCAGATCTTATCATTAGTGGGATGAATCGCTAGTTTTGAATGGCATTTTCCTACCGTAGATACAATACTCCAGGATCTTCCTCTGTCTGTGGTTTCATATAATCTACCGCTTGTTTTACTTCCTGTCTGATCGTTAGCAAAGGCAATACCATAATCGGGGTTTTGAAGTGAAAAACTAATATCAATTACCCGTCGCATTTCCAAGCCACTACCGTCACTGTCTTTCAGGGTTTTCCAGGTTTTACCGCTATCCCATGACCCAAAAGCGGCATGCATATCAGCACCGCTGAACATAGTATTAGCATCTGTAGGGTGACACCAGAATTCTTCGCAATACCCTGAAGTACCCGGTGAGAAATTAATCCATTCAATATTTTGGTCAGATGTAACACGTTCTGTTCTTATTTTATCAAAAAAAGGAGAATTAGTTGTTACCGTATTTGTTTCTGTAGCAGAAAAGGTAGATACAGGAGCATAATTGTTGTTGTTATATTGTGCATATATGTTTAGCTGTACAGCTAATGTAAATAAAATGAGTATTATTTTTTTCATAAGATTATATCATACTTTATCTTCTTCTATCAACTTTAAACAAGAAAGGGTATAAAGATGCGAACAACTGTTGTTTTATTGATTCTTATATGTGCTAACATCTAAAACATATGTGTTTTATAACTAAATAATTGCGCTTTTACAGATAAAACTTTTAATTAAGCTTACGGATCAAGATGTGTGAAGAATGTTATTTTAATTGTTTTAAAATAAATCCGTTTAGAGGAATGTCTCCTTTTTCCTGAAGATTTTTAAAGTGAAGTAAAACCCCATCTTTTCCGTTAGATTCAAATTGAGAGGTGATAGAAAGAGGTTTGCGTTCACCAGAATTATCATTCTTATAATAATTTACCACATGATCGTCTGATTTTCTGGAAATTGTCCCATTTGTATCTGTAACTTCTACTTCTATTTCATTAGTCATTTTTATTTTAGGTCTTCTGGAATGATGAAAACTCTCCAACTCGTAAGTCCCGGCTTTTAGATTTGAAATTTTTATGGTCAGTTTCCCTTTTTCAATATACAACCCGTCCGTACCTACAAAACTTAAGTTGCCGAGCATAGCACTATTTCCTAACCATGCAATCTTTTCATCAGAAATAACGGCTATTTGAGCATTAAACTCATTTAAAGTAAATTGTAAGTCTTTGTTAGAGTTTCCTGTCCATGCTTCCCAATCGAACTGAACTAACTGTTCCTCTCCACCAATATCCACTTTAGATACTGGGAAGTCATAAATAGGGGAGAGTTCATGAATAAACTCATCAGGATCATAGACTACGGTAGTTGCCTTGATTTTTTGAGTTGGTATTCCATCTGCTTTAGCAGTGACCGTAATAGTTCCTGGAGAGTTAGTAGCTCTAATGTAAATACTGGCGACACCATTATATAAACGGGCCGGATTAGCATCTATCGTTCCATTGTCGACGATGGTTCCCGCACCTGAAATAGAAAATTGTATTTTATTATTTGCTGTGGTAACAACTTCTCCGTTAGCATCCAGTATAGAAGCATGAACCAATCTTAAATCAGACCCCCCGGCGTAAAAAGGTTGATCTGTAATATTAAAACTTAATTTTAAACGGGTTGGTCTACCTTCTTTGTGTCGAACAAATTCGGTTACTTTTTCTCCGTTCGTATACCCAATTGCTTTTAACCTTCCCTCTTTCCAGTTATACCTAAAAGTAAAGGAAGGATGATTTAGATGTTGTTTGGTTACGTCATTATCCGGCAATTGCCGGGCAACAAGTTGGTCATTATGATACAAGGCCACTTCCTGACAATTACTAAAAATACGAACTTTACCATCTCTTGAAGCGGTTTCATCGGCTATATGTACCATAGGTTTGGGAACCAGTTCTGATTGATACCAGTAATACACTGGTTTTGGGACGCGATATGCAGAAAGTACTCCGTAGGTAGTCATAAAATCGCGTTTCCATTGCTCATCGTCTACGTTAGGTTGCAAATGATTGTAATCAGCTCCAAGCCAGGTAATAGCGGCAAAGTTGTTTTTACTGCCTTTATACCGGGAAATATGAAATTGATTTACTTCAGAGTTCGGAGAACTTCCGTGCTCCATAACTATGGTAAACGCAGTTTCCGGAAACTCTGATCTGCGATAATCCATAGTGGCATACACATCAGTGATCCCTTGGTTTTTAACCCCGTTCCACGGACTTGAAGCGGAGGCGGTTATTCGAAATGGGTCTTCCTCTTTGGCTACGGTTTGCATTTGTGGAACCGGACCCCGATGGTTGATGCCGGCTCCCCAGACGATGATAGAAGGATGATTTCTATGATTGCGGATCATGGTTCTGGTAGCGCGTTCTAAGTTTGAAAACCAGGCTTCATCACCCCAGTTGATCCAGGTGGATGGTTCTTCATACACAAAAATACCTAATTCGTCACAAGCTTTTATAAAGGCATCATCTTGTGTATAATGAGAGAGCCGGATAATATTCATCCCTGCTTTTTTATACTGCAAAGCTTCCTTATAATGAAATGAGTTGGGAACGGCATCACCAATGTTAGGGTAGTTTTGATGCCGGTTAGCACCAATTAGAAACAGAGGTTCTCCATTTAAGACAAAACCTTTGCCTTTTTCCAGAGTGAATTTTCTGAAACCAAAGGTATTCTCTACAAAATCAACCGGTATATCCTCATCGTAAATTACAGAATTCGCCCGATATAAATAGGGGGTATCGGGAGACCATAGATGATAATCATCTTCAATAATAGCGGTTTGCCTAAAGGTATACGTAGCATTTGCTGCAATTATCGCTTCGGAAGTTATTTTTTTAATAACGAAGCCTTTTTTATCGATAATATTAGTTACTATTTTACTTCGTTTACTCGTGGTATTTTCGTTCTTTACCGTAGTTTTAACGGTAACCGTACCATTATTTTTATTTACCGTAGGTGTGGTAATATGAACCCCGGCATCATAGGCTTCCCAGTTATAATTTACGTGAAGTTTATTAGTAGTAACTAAATAAAGGTCACGATACAAACCACCAAATTTTACATAGTCGGTTTCATGCGGGTCCGGCGGAATCACCTGGCTAAAACCATTATCAGCTTTTATGGCAATAGTATTTTCTTCCCCAAAGTTTACAAAATCAGTAATATCAAAATGAAACGGGGTGTATCCGTTAACTGCATACGTCCCCACTTTATTACCATTCACCCATAATTCGGTTGCATTATGTACTGCTTCGAATTCCAGAAAAACTTTTTTAGAGGAATCCGCATTAATTTTAACTTTCTTTCTATACCAACTTACATTACGCAGATAGGTTTCCTGCACCCAGGTTTCTTTAATACTATCCATTTCAGAAGAAACCAATTGTGTGGTATGTGGAATGGAAACATCTTCCCAGGAAGAATCATCATAGGTGATACCTGTTGGAGTGGTACCATTTGCGTGGGTTTTACTATACTTCCATCCTTGGTTCAAATTTGTTTTAGTTCTATCCCCAACTTCTACTCCGTAAGCCAACTTGTTTTGCGTATAGCCGATTTGTAAAGTAAAAAAACTAATTAGTAACAAAAACGAAACTTTCATTTTTAAATCTTTAAGAGTGAAGTGGTGTGGTTGAATCTACAACTTTACAGTTTTAATTTCAATAGTATTTGGAGAAAGACCTTCTGAACTTGCTTTTATTTTGATTGTGCCTTCTTCTAAAGATGATTTGACAATAAGCAAACATTTTCCGTAGAAAGCTTTGATAAAAGGTTCTTGAAAAGACTCTAAAGAAGCAGAGTTACCGTTACCGACAGCTTTAAACGCACCGTTTCCGTTTACCTCAAAATTCACCAGGTTTTCCGCATTTGGGCATAAGTTACCGTCTTTATCCTCAATTCTTACCGTTATAAAGGATAAATCTTTACCATCTGCATCTATTTTAACACGATCTGCAATTAATTTAATTTTGGCAGGTTTCCCGGCAGTTTTAATTTCTTTGCTTACCAGCTTTTTTCCGTTTTTATAACCTACCACTTTGATACTTCCCGGTTGATACGGAACCTCCCAGGATAATCGATATTTGGATTTAAAAATACCTCGGTTAAAATTATATCCTTCTGTTTCAAATCCCCTGTATTCTGTAAATACATCGGTCAGGTCTTTTCCTTTAACCTTTTTACCGAAGGATTTTCCATTTACAAACAATTCGGCTTCATCACAATTAGTATAGGCAAAGACCGGGATGGTTTCTCCTTTTTTTTCTTCCCAGTTCCAATGTGGTAATACGTGAATCATAGGTTCTGTGGTCCATTGGCTTTGATATAGATAAAACCGGTCTTTAGGGAAACCGCATAGGTCTACCGGAGCAAAATAAGAAGCGTGAGACGGCCAGTCGTCATTCCAGTAACCATTAGTAGAATTATCTTTACCACCGTAAGGAGTTGGTTCGCCCAAATAATCAAATCCGGTCCAGATAAATTCACCTAGTACATCAGGATTAGCTTCTTGTGCATCAAATTCAACATCTGGTGAGTACGCCCAGGGTGGCCCTACGGTAACGTCATAACTGGAAACCTGATTGGTTTCTTTTTTAACGGTGTAGTCTAAAGGGATATCGTAGTACCCTCGCGTACTTGTTTGTGAAGAGGTTTCAGATCCGTAGAAGATCATATCCGGATTTTGTTCTCTTATTTCAGCGTAATACGCAGGCTTATAGTTAACGCCTACTACGTCTATCTGATATGCTAATTTATTAGTAAAGGATGCAGGATAATAGTTGAAACCAGCCGTAGTTGGGCGCGTATCATCCTCATCATGGCAAATGTCATTTAGCATTTTTGCTACTTTCCACCCGTCTTCCTGACTTTGTTCCAAAATTTCGTTACCAATACTCCACATGATGACCGAAGGATGATTGCGATCTCTCTTAATCATATCCCTTAAATCAATTTCTGCCCACTCGTCAAAATAGTTACTATAACCATTTGGTACTTTAGGGGTTTTCCATTCATCAAAAGCCTCATCAATAACTACAATTCCCAGGCGATCACAAACCTGTAACATTTCTGTAGAAGGGGGGTTATGACTTGTTCTCAGTGCATTAGCTCCCATTTGTTGCATGATCTGCATTTGACGTTCTGTAGCTCTGTAATTTACAGCTGCCCCAAGCGGGCCAAGGTCATGATGCATACATACCCCATTAAGTTCAACGGCATTACCATTTAAATAAAAACCATCCTTTTTAAATTCAATCGTTCGAATTCCAAACTCCGTTTCATATTCGTCAACCACTTGATTACCTATTTTTAACTGACTTATAGCTTTGTATAAATTGGGTTTTCCAATATCCCAAAGCAACGGATTCTTTATAACAATTCGCTGGATATGTTTAGTTTTAGTTCCATTCTTAGACGTGATGCTTTGCAAGTCTCCGGCAACTTTGTTGTTGTCTTTGTCTAGTATGGTAGTTTCCAGTTGGATTGCAGTGTTAGCTTTTGTTGTGTTTTTTACGGTAGTTTCTATCTGAACCGTTGCTTTTTTATCGGTAACTTCCGGAGTAGTGACGTAAGTGCCCCACTGCGGAATGTGTATGGGTTCATTTATTTTCAATCGTACATTACGATATAAACCAGCTCCGGCGTACCATCTGCCGGACAAAACTTCAGGGGCTAACTGCACGGCTATCACATTGTCCTTATCAAAGTTAATATGAGGTGTCAAATCGTATTCAAAACCGCTATACCCGTAATGCCGAAAACCTAAGAAATGACCGTTAATCCAGACTTTAGAATTATTCATAGCACCATCAAATTCAATAGATATATGCTTATTTTTAAATTTATTTTCAATGGTAAAATGTTTCCTATACCAGGAAATACCATCCGTAGGAAGCCCGCCATTTCTAGCGTTGTATTTCTTATCAAAAGGCCCTTCTATGGCCCAGTCATGAGGGAGGTTTACTGTTCTCCAGTTTTTATCGTTTACATCAATAGTTTCTCCTGCTGCTATCGAATCATTTAAAAATAACCAGTTTGCATTAAAATTTTGGTCTGCTACTACTTCAATTTTGTTTTTCTGACCAAGGAGACAGGTTGTAGTCAATAGCCATAAAATAAGAGTAACACTTTTAAGGTGTGCCATGCGTTAATTGTAATTTAGTCGTAGTATTAGTGGTTTTTTGATAACAGTCTGAAATATCCAAAGAGTCATCCATACTTTTTTGTAATTGTTCTAATTCTTTAAATAAAGATGCAAAACGTTCTTTTTGTTCGGGTTCATTAGCAATATCGTACATCTCTTCCGGATCGTTTTCTAAGTCAAATAAAAGTGTTTTTTTTATTTTCGGATATACTAATAGTTTATAACCATCCTTTCTGATCATGCGTTGTGCATCCCGATAAGCACCATAGATCGCAGTATATTTACTAGCTGTTTCTGTTCCCTTTGCTATATCTAAAAAACTATTAAACTCAACATATTCCGGTTTTTTGACTCCGGCAATTTCCAGTGAGGTTGCCATTGCATCTTGTAAATAAACATCAGTATCTGTTTTCTTATTTTTTGGAATATCGGGGCCTAAAATAATCATAGGTGGCCTGATACTATGGTCAAATAAGTTTTGCTTTCCTAATAACCCGTGACGCCCCATGGCTAAACCATGATCAGCAGTAAAGATAATATAAGTATTGTTCATTTTGCCGGAAGCCTTAAGAGCCTGAAGGATTTTACCAATTTGTGCATCTACATGGGTAATACTGGCATAATATTCTTTAGTATGTGTTTTTATAGCTAGTTCTGTTCGAGGAAAAGGTGCTAAAGCTTCGTCTCTCACGTTTTGACCACTTGCCATGTCTTGTTTATACGGATATTGTGGTAAGTAACTTTCAGGAATGGAGATAGTGTTTAAATTATATTTCTCTAAATATTCTTTTGGAGCTTGCCTAGGATCATGCGGCGCATTGAATGCCAGGTACATAAAAAACGGGTTCTCTTTTGTTTCGGCTTCATTTATAAAGAGGATAGCATCGTCTTTTAAGACCTCACTCCAGTGTTTTCCATCTTCCCAAAAACCCCCTTTAGAAGTGTCATACGGAGACCAGGATGTGTCTGATACAAATTGGGGACGACCATATCCATCAGGCATGATGGCAGCAAAATTAGCGTTTTGAACTTTAGTTATAGAGTCTATCTTTCTGGCCATGACCTTGTGATCCCATGCATCTTTTGGCATACCTGCTCTTACATGCCGGGTATGCTGAAAAACGCTATCAGCTGGAGCATCCACGTGCCATTTACCGGTCATATAGGTGTCATAGCCTTGCGATTCTAATAATTTACCCCAGGTTTTATCCAGGGCTCTATTTTTATTCCAGTTCTTTCTAAAATGATTAGCTTTCCATACCGACCTTCCGGAGATTAACATAGCCCTGGACGCAGCACAGACAGCACCACTCCAGGCACCCATATTGTACACGTGGGTAAGCGTCGTACCTTCTCGGACTAATGAATCCATGGTTGGGGTAATAATTTCTTCGTTTCCTAAAGCATGTATGGATGAATAGGTTTGATCATCTGTAAAGATAAATACGATATTAGGTTTTTGTTTAGTAGTAGTATTCTTTCCGGTTTTTGTACCACATGAAAAAAGAAGGCTAACCGCCATTAGTAGAGAAAAGGGAATCTTCATAGTTGTACGTGTAGAAATAAAATTACGAATCATTAATTACATATGCCTACGTGTTCTTGCAGATCAAAAGTCAGGTTTATCCGTATAAATAGGAAGCACAGATGATTTTTATAAGGCAACAAATGTTTTACGCTTTTGTTTATGCCTTACTATCTTTGAGTCTAACGTATTTACTGGGAATAACCCCAAATTGTTTTTTAAAACATTTAGAGAAATAAGATGCGGTATTAAAACCGGTTCTGTACATAATCTCCTTGACAGAAAGGTCACTTTTCTCAAAAAGCTGAACGGCTCTTTTTAATCGAATATTTCTGATAAATTCACTGGAAGAAAGTCCAGTAAGTTCTTTTGTTTTTAAATACAAATTACTTCGGCTCATATTCATTTCCTTAACAAGCATTTCCACACTAAAATCCGAATTCATCATATGCTTTTCAACAATCTCAATGGCATTCTGCAAGAATATTTCATCAGATGAAGTGACCGTTACATCTTTAGGTTGAAGTACAATATCTTTATTAAAACGTTTTCTAAGTTCTTCTCTTTGTTTTAAAATGTTAGCTAACTTAAGTTCTAACAATTCCATATCAAAAGGTTTTCTAATATAAGCATCAGCCCCTGTTTTTAAACCTTCGATTTCTTTTTCTTGCGAAATTTTGGCAGTCAGCATTACTACAGGTATATGGCTGGTTTCTTTGGTACTTTTTAATTTATTACATAAGGCAATACCATCCATCACCGGCATGATCAAATCGGTTACGACCAGGTTAGGCATAACCTTTTTTACCAGTTCAAAACCTTTTTCACCGTTTTCTGCTTCATAAATATAATATGACTCTCCCAGTCCTTTTTTTATAAACGACCTGATGTCCGGATTATCATCTACAATTAATAATACTGGTAATTTAGACCGGGACCTTATCATATTGTTATCTGCAATATCATCCATCACACCTATTGCATGCGTATCTGCGTCTTCCTGGGTGATAAAGGTGCTGGCTTCGAATACTTCATGAAATTTTAAACCGCTTTTCTTAATATAGGTTTCTTTTTCTTTAGGAAGCCAAACGGAAAAGGTAGTTCCGGTTTCAGCATTGCTTTTAACCTTTATAATTCCCTGATGAAGCTCCACCAGGTTTTTAGTATAAGAAAGCCCAATCCCGGTTCCCTTCGTTTTTAAATGTGAAGACAGGTCAGCTTCGGTATAAAACCGTTCAAAAATATGTTGAATTCTATGTGCCGGAATACCAGGACCTGAATCTTTTACCTGTATTAAAATATATTTGGACTCGTCAATCTCTAAGTCCGGGAACGTAGGTTTTTTAGGATCTTTTCCGTCGAAGATTTTTAATGAAATAGTACCATGTTCCGGAGTAAATTTAAAGGCATTGGATAATAAGTTATTTATGATCTTTTCGATAGCATCGGCATCAAACCAACTGTAGATAGTGTCTTTTGAAATAGTAACATCAAAAGATATATCTTTTTTAAGACCTAAAAATTGAAAGGGTTCGCTTATTTCTTTTAAGAATTCTACAATATTGCTCTTAGATAAATTCAGATTCATTTTACCATGATCCATTTTTCTAAAATCTAATAATTGGTTGATAAGCCTAAGCAGGTAGTCCGTATTCTTCCGCATCAGGATATACTGGTCTTTCACCTCTTTAGCACTCAGGGTGTTTCCTTTTTTTATTAGAAAATCCAAGGGTCCTTTTATAAGGGTTAGGGGAGTCCTGAACTCGTGAGAAATATTAGTAAAAAACTCCAGCTTTACCTTTTGTATTTCTTCGTTTTTTTCTTTCTCCAAATATTCCAGGTCCAATCGGTGTTTTCGGTTTGCTCTTATAATAGTATACCTTCTAAACGCTAAAAGCAAGCCTATAGCCAGAAGTAAATAACATATTTTGGCTGCATTTGTTTTCCATAAAGGTGGTTTTACGTGTATATCGAGACTGATAGGGGTTTCCAGCCAGACATTGTCATTATTTGAGGCTTTTACTTTTAACGTGTATAAACCAGGTTCCAGGTTGGTATAGGTTGCATATCGGTTATCTGATGAGGTATAAACCCATTCTTCATCAAAGCCTTCTAATTTATAAGCGTACTTGTTCTTTTTTGAAGCAGCGTAGTGTAAGGCTGCAAATTCGAATGAAAAACTGTTTTCTATATGTTTTAATTCAATTTCTTTAATTTCATTAATTGATTTGTCCAGAATCACTCGTCCGTTAATACTTTCACCGATTGCAATGGGTTTATTAAATATGGAGAAGTTGGTGAAAACGGTTTCCGGAATAAATGTATTATTTATAATTTCTTCCGGATAGAAGGCATTAAATCCGTTAACACCGCCAAAAAGTAATTTGCCGTCTACGGTTTTAAAAGCTGCCAGTTCACTGAATTCATTACTTTGTAGACCGTCATTCACATCATAGTTTTGAAAAGTTTCTTCTCTGGGGTCAAATTTGGAAATCCCTTTATTTGTAGAGAGCCAAAGGTTATCCTGTTCGTCTTCCAGGATTCCTTTAATTACATTGTTGGGTAACCCGTCATTTTCAGAATAACTTTTAAATCGTATCGACTGGGATCCGGAACCTGGAATTAATTTGTTTAATCCACCGCCAAAAGTTCCTATCCAGATCGTACCGGATTTACTTTCAAAAACAGTTAAAATATAGTTATGGCTTAGGCTGGTATCATCTTTAGGATTGTTTTTAAAAACATCAAACTTTGGGTTTTTAGACCGTATCTGGTTCGGGGTTAAACGAGAGAGCCCTTTTCCGGTGGCAAACCAAATATTACCTTGAGAATCCTGATGTATATCCCGAACAATATTGTTTGAAATGCTAAATTCATTAGTGGCATCGTATCTTAAAATATCTTTAGTAAAACTTAAACTGTCCTTATTGATCAACCATCGTCGTACGCCACTCGTATACGTACCTATCCATACATTTTTTGCATTGTCCTGCATTAAAGAAAACACACTATTAGGTGTATCCTCCATAGGTTTAATATCTTTATCAGTTATAGGTTTATCCCCGTCTAAATCTATTCCGAACATACCGGGAGAGTTTTCACATCCGATTAAAAGCCTTCTTTTATTCTTTAATTGAATTTCTTCTAGAGCAAATACTTTACTCAACATTTTAAAATTCTTAAACCCCCTGTCGCTACCATCTTTACTTTGTAAATTGAGTCCTCCTCCTTCTGTTCCTACCCATAGGTTCTGATAACTGTCCTGATATATTGAACGTATTTTATTATTACTAAGGCTGCCAGGGTCCAGACTTTTCTTAAAATGCCAAAATTGTTTGCGTTGCGGATCGAATTTATTAACGCCACCGCCATTAGTTCCCACCCAAACAATGCCGGTGCTGTCGATATATAATGATTTTATAGTGTTTTTAGTAAGACTTTTTTCCGAATTTTGAGGATCGTAGCGGTAGGTGCTGATGAGCTCCGGAGCTTCTGTTTCAGACAAGTTGGAGAATTCAAGAAGGCCATCATCCGTACCCGCCCAGATATGCTGATTACTGATTTGTACCGAATTAAATACGCCTTCATGAATAAACTGTACCTCTTTATTAGCTGTTTCACGGAGGTATCGGTATAAACCATCTTTAGTCCCCAAAATCAAGTTACCGTAACTATCTTCATTAATAGCCATTACA from Aquimarina sp. ERC-38 includes these protein-coding regions:
- a CDS encoding glycoside hydrolase family 2 protein, whose product is MKVSFLLLISFFTLQIGYTQNKLAYGVEVGDRTKTNLNQGWKYSKTHANGTTPTGITYDDSSWEDVSIPHTTQLVSSEMDSIKETWVQETYLRNVSWYRKKVKINADSSKKVFLEFEAVHNATELWVNGNKVGTYAVNGYTPFHFDITDFVNFGEENTIAIKADNGFSQVIPPDPHETDYVKFGGLYRDLYLVTTNKLHVNYNWEAYDAGVHITTPTVNKNNGTVTVKTTVKNENTTSKRSKIVTNIIDKKGFVIKKITSEAIIAANATYTFRQTAIIEDDYHLWSPDTPYLYRANSVIYDEDIPVDFVENTFGFRKFTLEKGKGFVLNGEPLFLIGANRHQNYPNIGDAVPNSFHYKEALQYKKAGMNIIRLSHYTQDDAFIKACDELGIFVYEEPSTWINWGDEAWFSNLERATRTMIRNHRNHPSIIVWGAGINHRGPVPQMQTVAKEEDPFRITASASSPWNGVKNQGITDVYATMDYRRSEFPETAFTIVMEHGSSPNSEVNQFHISRYKGSKNNFAAITWLGADYNHLQPNVDDEQWKRDFMTTYGVLSAYRVPKPVYYWYQSELVPKPMVHIADETASRDGKVRIFSNCQEVALYHNDQLVARQLPDNDVTKQHLNHPSFTFRYNWKEGRLKAIGYTNGEKVTEFVRHKEGRPTRLKLSFNITDQPFYAGGSDLRLVHASILDANGEVVTTANNKIQFSISGAGTIVDNGTIDANPARLYNGVASIYIRATNSPGTITVTAKADGIPTQKIKATTVVYDPDEFIHELSPIYDFPVSKVDIGGEEQLVQFDWEAWTGNSNKDLQFTLNEFNAQIAVISDEKIAWLGNSAMLGNLSFVGTDGLYIEKGKLTIKISNLKAGTYELESFHHSRRPKIKMTNEIEVEVTDTNGTISRKSDDHVVNYYKNDNSGERKPLSITSQFESNGKDGVLLHFKNLQEKGDIPLNGFILKQLK
- a CDS encoding T9SS type A sorting domain-containing protein produces the protein MKKIILILFTLAVQLNIYAQYNNNNYAPVSTFSATETNTVTTNSPFFDKIRTERVTSDQNIEWINFSPGTSGYCEEFWCHPTDANTMFSGADMHAAFGSWDSGKTWKTLKDSDGSGLEMRRVIDISFSLQNPDYGIAFANDQTGSKTSGRLYETTDRGRSWSIVSTVGKCHSKLAIHPTNDKIWLLGAGDFWNVKSNHRSAARPNGIKQTRANYGYVWKTIDKGATWKKVATNLAPDNLDVGRIIFDRNNPNHVIMATSQGMFRSTDLGETWAVSATGLPNNLPRDLTSYYDSGTGEFILYAIEQTVYNPKGSSISSSGGIYKSTDGGVSWQNITGNLAINLQTITNFGIRDNYHRTIANWLGISKAVSKSTYTTFPTAALPTFNRIVVNPTNKNEIYLVHNKRHTFSFGPGDVWKTENGGTTWTAVSRAGQYWIKNTNQAYWQSRNNPTGANIEFSHLQRSMDKGRESLSAARMLAITIEGNVFTGIGQQLLRSDNGGTTWTQADNYELAPGSDTWVGRGNTNLPGRFMLLETGIPNRKLLCSGEHGLWQTVNSGNFQNPDAVAIEQIEGQNNDDGMHTASTVAVKPDDPNTIYLLASRQEHRGKLRRSTDGGKTWANIATIFEASNSEFQNLAHQNSLLIDPSTPDHMYFCATRKTVSEVGNSVDQSILTKGTYGVYRSTNGGIDWRASNSGLPANSSVRRLTMDPDNPKVIYASLNQFGNKDVGGLYKSTDGAVSWSKVSIPPVIKSVNNFFIDRNTGFMFISAGARAGALSDGGVWKSENKGATWTRIFEAPYVWQTEVSPVNSDLIVISVAAQVPSMITNFLNPGIYLSMDAGTTWTKINKGLAHAERTVDVKPDPVDESILWSAGWGSGWYKAIIKSQSLSVPVEQDVRTNQEINMYPNPVASGIFQLHHIDDNTEYTIWNFQGKMIQSGYASANQDIQVSNLSSGLYILRILSNNASVSKSFKFVVN